From Sceloporus undulatus isolate JIND9_A2432 ecotype Alabama chromosome 6, SceUnd_v1.1, whole genome shotgun sequence, one genomic window encodes:
- the MBLAC1 gene encoding metallo-beta-lactamase domain-containing protein 1, whose protein sequence is MCRASLPCYACARPSRERERERERERAVLERRRCAGLPVPAAGEQGGHFCACAEVRPGEAGLPLSPPERAGRRGARGPGGAPQKEGPRCAPVRWFQPRVQPASAADVMALGPPPSEAAPLLASLRPSPPPPLIPGSPYAVLVLQEGYSEELPDGSTRADGTVTLVLGPHLTLVDTGGPWGRERLLAGLAERGVSPGDIRHLVCTHGHSDHAGNLNLFPQAELIVGTDVCLPDGCYLPTGLRQGDPYPLHAGLLEVLPTPGHTQADVSLLVRGTALGDILVAGDLFECQGDEGLWQALSEDPARQAQSRTQALAIANIIVPGHGPPFWVSRKEPGRGGMAGDPSR, encoded by the exons ATGTGCAGAGCCTCTCTTCCCTGCTACGCATGCGCGCggccctccagagagagagagagagagagagagagagagagggcggtCCTAGAGCGGAGGCGCTGCGCAGGACTTCCGGTCCCGGCGGCCGGGGAACAAGGGGGCCAtttctgcgcctgcgcagaggTCCGGCCGGGAGAGGCGGGTCTCCCTCTCTCGCCCCCAGAGAGAGCGGGAAGGAGAGGGGCTCGGGGCCCTGGCGGCGCCCCCCAGAAAGAG GGCCCACGTTGCGCTCCAGTCCGTTGGTTTCAGCCAAGGGTCCAGCCTGCTTCTGCCGCGGATGTGATGGCCCTCGGCCCCCCTCCCTCCGAGGCAGCCCCCCTCCTTGCCTCGCTACGGCcatcgccgccgccgccgctgatCCCCGGCTCCCCTTACGCGGTGCTGGTGCTGCAGGAGGGCTACTCGGAGGAGCTGCCGGACGGATCCACCCGGGCAGACGGGACCGTGACTCTTGTCCTGGGGCCACACCTGACCCTGGTGGACACAGGGGGCCCGTGGGGCCGGGAGCGGCTGCTGGCGGGGCTGGCGGAGAGGGGCGTCTCCCCTGGGGACATCCGGCACCTGGTCTGCACTCACGGCCACTCGGACCACGCAGGCAACCTCAATCTCTTTCCCCAGGCGGAGCTGATTGTGGGGACGGATGTCTGCCTCCCAGACGGGTGCTACCTGCCCACGGGGCTGCGCCAGGGGGACCCCTACCCTCTCCATGCGGGGCTCCTGGAGGTCCTGCCCACCCCAGGCCACACGCAGGCTGACGTCAGCCTGCTGGTCAGGGGCACGGCCCTGGGGGACATCCTAGTGGCCGGGGACCTTTTCGAGTGTCAGGGGGACGAGGGGCTCTGGCAGGCCCTCAGCGAAGACCCTGCGCGCCAGGCACAGAGCCGGACCCAGGCTCTTGCCATCGCCAACATCATTGTGCCTGGGCATGGGCCACCCTTCTGGGTCTCCAGGAaggagccaggcagaggaggcatGGCAGGGGACCCTTCCAGATGA
- the LOC121933968 gene encoding LOW QUALITY PROTEIN: transmembrane 4 L6 family member 5-like (The sequence of the model RefSeq protein was modified relative to this genomic sequence to represent the inferred CDS: deleted 1 base in 1 codon), with amino-acid sequence MCTGACSRVVGAALWPFALLAIVANVLLAFPDWKTEYVHDFGQHLTPEVLYLGGLVGGGVMVLIPAIHIQATGSHGCCGNRCGMFLSVLLAAVGAVGATYAIVVSMLGLAHGPPCQYLQNGTHLDWGRPFEHSEEPLRGQFGKPERVASVALRATLQGSTAGQQDLSLIGGGWPGGPKMGGSSPLANTLLCQTAMPAQWMLRARGAEQMSARWPLVVPSCPPTVFSLLCASKDSYLFNAEMWDICKDPPRVILFNVVLFSLILGAGLAELGLCLVQIFNGLFGCVCGTCREEKTLETYN; translated from the exons ATGTGCACAGGGGCCTGCTCCAGGGTGGTGGGGGCCGCGCTGTGGCCTTTTGCCCTGCTGGCCATTGTGGCCAATGTGCTCCTGGCCTTCCCGGACTGGAAGACTGAGTACGTCCATGACTTTGGCCAGCACCTGACTCCTGAGGTCCTCTACCTGGGGGGCCTGGTTGGAGGGGGTGTCATG GTGCTGATCCCAGCCATCCACATCCAGGCCACCGGGAGCCATGGATGTTGTGGAAACCGCTGTGGG ATGTTTCTCTCAGTGCTTTTGGCTGCTGTGGGGGCTGTGGGGGCCACTTACGCCATCGTTGTCTCCATGCTGGGCCTGGCCCATGGCCCCCCG TGCCAGTATCTGCAAAATGGGACCCACTTGGATTGGGGCCGCCCCTTTGAGCACAGCGAGGAGCCTTTGAG GGGTCAGTTTGGGAAGCCTGAGCGGGTGGCTTCTGTGGCCCTCAGAGCCACGCTTCAGGGCTCCACAGCAGGGCAGCAAGACCTTTCCCTCATTG GAGGGGGATGGCCTGGGGGTCCCAAGATGGGGGGCTCCTCTCCCCTTGCAAACACACTCCTTTGCCAGACAGCTATGCCAGCTCAGTGGATGCTGAGGGCAAGGGGGGCAGAGCAGATGAGTGCCAGATGGCCCCTCGTGGTCCCATCCTGCCCCCCAACcgttttctctctcctctgtgcCAGCAAGGACAGCTACCTCTTCAATGCGGAAATGTGGGACATCTGCAAGGACCCCCCAAGGGTCATCTTGTTCAACGTGGTCCTCTTCTCTCTCATCCTGGGCGCTGGGCTGGCGGAGCTGGGCCTCTGCCTTGTCCAAATCTTCAATGGCCTCTTTGGCTGTGTCTGTGGGACCTGCCGCGAGGAGAAGACCCTG gAAACCTACAACTAA